In the genome of Kallotenue papyrolyticum, the window ATCACGATCACAATGAAGGCAAAGAGCTGGTATTCCAGGCCCATCTCGGGATAGACGCCGATGAACGAGGCCGCCGCTGCGCCGCCCAGCGCCGCCAGGCCCGCGCCCAGCGCGAACACACCGGTGAAGACACGCCGCACATCAATGCCCAGCGCCTCAACCATCGCACTATCCTGCACACCGGCCCGGATAATGATGCCCAGCCGCGTGCGTTGCAGCACCAGCGCCATGCCCACAGCCAGGAGCAGGCCCAGGATGATCAGAAACAGGCTGTAGGTAGGAAAGCGGCGGCCTAGCACCTCCAGACTCCCCTGCAACAGCGGCGGCTTGATCGGCGCTTTGCTGTCGGCGCCCCAGCCGGGCACGCTACGCACCAGCGCTTCGAAGACAAAGACTAACCCCAGCGTGAGCAGGACCTGGTAGATCGGCCGACGATAGAGCGGTCGGATCAGCGCCACCTCGATCAACGCGCCGGTCAGCGCGCCGATCAGCGTGCCGGCCAGCAGGCCGATCACAAAGCGCAAATTGCCATCAGCCACGGTGATCGGCCAGTGTGCGGGATAGGCCGGATCGAGCCATTGGTTGCAGCTCCAGGCAATGTACGCGCCGAGCATGAACAGCGAGCCGTGCGCGAAGTTGAGCACGTCCATCAGGCCAAAGATCAGCGACAGCCCGGCCGCGATCAGGAAGTAGAGCGCCGCCAGCGTCAGGCCCGGCAGCAGAATGCCGGCCACCAGCTTGGGTGGGCTGGCCGGTGCGACCCACAGGATCAGCCCAAAGATCGCCAGCATCACCAGCGGGATCAGCAGCGGCTGGAGCAGACTGCGCCAGGCGCGGCGCTGCGGCGCAGCAGGCAGACTCAG includes:
- a CDS encoding branched-chain amino acid ABC transporter permease translates to MAGLSLPAAPQRRAWRSLLQPLLIPLVMLAIFGLILWVAPASPPKLVAGILLPGLTLAALYFLIAAGLSLIFGLMDVLNFAHGSLFMLGAYIAWSCNQWLDPAYPAHWPITVADGNLRFVIGLLAGTLIGALTGALIEVALIRPLYRRPIYQVLLTLGLVFVFEALVRSVPGWGADSKAPIKPPLLQGSLEVLGRRFPTYSLFLIILGLLLAVGMALVLQRTRLGIIIRAGVQDSAMVEALGIDVRRVFTGVFALGAGLAALGGAAAASFIGVYPEMGLEYQLFAFIVIVIGGLGSYSGAAVGALLIGLARTFSDHLVLEAGLPTAIASASTVLVMALVLLLKPGGVFGRSA